One part of the Mycobacterium marinum genome encodes these proteins:
- a CDS encoding MlaD family protein — protein MTNHIDLDGIYFSKRQLLARGGIALVVVLLVTSWLLAKSMGYLDRGVQVVADLRNIGDGLPAGSDVKYRGIQVGTVESLDPSIGNQPNQVRIRLKPEYAASIPVTVTARVVPSNVFAVSSIQLVEHGPGTPISDGERISEDTDLPTVLFQTALTKLRDILAAAGRNRDDHTLGVLAAVGAATNNRNGALQLSTHQLIRIIDELNGVVATDQGPSTVAALVDAARGLSQSAPELLDAFHDAVAPMRTLVDKQQALHDFLGAGQYTTGLAVNSLQNHSDQLVQITTDLTPVVGVFADNAQHFVPITERITRFSDKFFEEVWDPASTVAHGRVNVSFTPSYTYTRADCPRYGELRAPSCFTAPLVQARPDLPEVLLPQNYQPPPNLAPPPGTVVGPDGNLVAVGPPLINPTPNLEDPNPPLPAGVTPAPPVPGTANPDLLPAAPSSFGGNVGPVGSVQERAALSLITGEQATVATQLLLGPVARGAIASRTQQTPTESK, from the coding sequence ATGACCAATCACATTGACCTCGACGGGATTTACTTCTCGAAGCGACAGTTGCTCGCGCGTGGGGGCATCGCGCTGGTCGTTGTCTTGCTGGTGACGTCGTGGCTGCTGGCCAAGTCCATGGGCTATCTGGATCGCGGTGTCCAAGTGGTCGCCGACCTGCGCAACATCGGCGACGGTCTACCGGCCGGGTCCGACGTCAAATACCGGGGGATCCAGGTTGGCACCGTCGAGAGCCTCGATCCGTCGATCGGCAACCAACCGAACCAGGTGCGGATTCGCCTCAAACCGGAGTACGCGGCGTCGATACCGGTGACCGTCACCGCGCGCGTCGTACCGAGCAATGTCTTTGCGGTGTCGTCGATCCAACTCGTCGAGCACGGGCCCGGCACACCCATCAGCGACGGCGAGCGGATCAGCGAAGACACCGACCTACCTACTGTGTTGTTCCAGACAGCGCTGACCAAGCTGCGCGACATTCTTGCCGCTGCCGGCCGTAATCGCGATGATCACACCCTCGGAGTGCTTGCGGCCGTCGGAGCCGCGACGAACAATCGCAACGGCGCACTGCAGCTGAGTACGCACCAGCTGATTCGGATCATCGACGAGCTCAACGGTGTCGTTGCGACTGACCAAGGTCCGTCGACTGTCGCCGCGCTGGTGGATGCGGCGCGTGGGCTGTCGCAGAGCGCACCGGAGTTACTGGATGCGTTTCACGATGCCGTCGCGCCGATGCGGACACTTGTCGACAAGCAGCAGGCGCTGCACGACTTCCTCGGGGCCGGGCAATATACGACCGGGCTGGCCGTCAATTCCTTGCAGAACCACTCCGACCAGCTCGTTCAGATAACGACGGATCTCACCCCGGTCGTCGGTGTATTCGCCGACAACGCACAGCACTTCGTGCCGATCACCGAGCGGATCACCAGATTCTCGGACAAGTTTTTCGAGGAGGTTTGGGACCCGGCCTCGACCGTTGCCCACGGTCGTGTGAACGTCTCGTTCACACCGTCCTATACCTATACCCGGGCCGACTGCCCGAGGTACGGGGAGCTGCGGGCCCCGAGCTGCTTTACCGCACCCCTGGTTCAGGCTCGGCCCGACCTTCCTGAGGTGTTACTCCCGCAGAATTACCAGCCTCCACCGAATCTGGCTCCCCCGCCTGGGACGGTCGTGGGTCCTGACGGAAACCTCGTCGCGGTTGGCCCGCCGCTGATCAATCCCACCCCGAACCTCGAGGATCCCAATCCGCCACTGCCTGCCGGGGTGACGCCTGCGCCTCCAGTTCCGGGCACCGCTAACCCGGATCTGCTTCCCGCGGCTCCGTCATCTTTCGGGGGCAACGTCGGGCCGGTCGGCAGTGTGCAAGAACGCGCAGCCCTGAGTCTGATCACCGGGGAGCAAGCGACCGTCGCGACCCAGCTGCTGCTGGGGCCGGTGGCCCGCGGCGCCATCGCCAGCCGAACTCAGCAAACACCGACGGAGAGCAAATGA